A genomic stretch from Acinonyx jubatus isolate Ajub_Pintada_27869175 chromosome E2, VMU_Ajub_asm_v1.0, whole genome shotgun sequence includes:
- the SNX20 gene encoding sorting nexin-20 isoform X2: protein MASPEHPGSPGWMGPIAQCATGTEQEAAATGPDLPCPGPDEHLDTPGGPSPNSSMTTGELQEYWRKEKRGWRRVKLLFEVASARIEERKVSKFVMYQIVVIQTGSFDSNKAVLERRYSDFETLQKNLLKTFREEIEDVVFPKKHLMGNFTEEMISERKLAFKEYLSLLYAIRCVRRSREFIDFLTRPELREAFGCLRGGQYTRALDILVRVVPLQEKLTAHCPVMVVPALCAMLVCHRDLEHPAEAFAVGERALQCLQAREGHRYYAPLLDAMIRLAYTLGRDFISLQKRLQDSQLRKPTPWGLTLKELTVREYLY, encoded by the exons ATGGCCAGTCCTGAGCACCCTGGAAGCCCTGGATGGATGGGACCCATTGCCCAGTGCGCGACAGGGACCGAGCAGGAAGCAGCAGCCACTGGCCCAGACCTCCCATGTCCAGGACCCGATGAACACTTAG ACACCCCCGGCGGCCCCAGCCCCAACTCCAGCATGACCACCGGGGAGCTGCAGGAGTACTGGCGGAAGGAGAAGCGCGGCTGGAGGCGCGTCAAGCTGCTCTTTGAGGTCGCGTCGGCCCGCATCGAGGAGAGAAAGGTCTCCAAGTTCGTG ATGTACCAAATCGTCGTCATCCAGACAGGGAGTTTTGACAGCAACAAAGCCGTGCTGGAGCGGCGCTATTCAGACTTTGAGACGCTCCAGAAAAACCTCCTCAAGACGTTCAGGGAAGAGATCGAGGATGTCGTCTTCCCCAAGAAGCACCTGATGGGCAACTTCACGGAGGAGATGATCTCCGAGCGCAAGTTGGCCTTCAAGGAGTACCTGAGCCTGCTCTACGCCATCCGCTGTGTGCGGCGGTCCCGCGAGTTCATCGATTTCCTAACCCGGCCGGAGCTCAGGGAGGCCTTTGGCTGCCTGCGAGGCGGCCAGTACACCAGGGCCCTGGACATCCTGGTGCGCGTGGTGCCCCTGCAGGAGAAGCTGACGGCCCACTGCCCCGTAATGGTGGTCCCCGCCCTCTGTGCCATGCTGGTGTGCCACCGTGACCTTGAACACCCTGCTGAAGCCTTTGCGGTGGGTGAGAGGGCCCTCCAGTGCCTGCAAGCCCGGGAGGGCCATCGCTACTACGCCCCCCTGCTGGACGCCATGATCCGCCTGGCCTACACGCTGGGCAGAGACTTCATTTCGCTGCAGAAAAGGCTGCAGGACAGCCAGCTCCGGAAGCCCACCCCCTGGGGCCTCACCCTGAAGGAACTCACCGTGCGGGAATATCTGTACTGA
- the SNX20 gene encoding sorting nexin-20 isoform X1, which translates to MASPEHPGSPGWMGPIAQCATGTEQEAAATGPDLPCPGPDEHLGKDSHRSRDPQKGSSPQGGRRHTVRFADTPGGPSPNSSMTTGELQEYWRKEKRGWRRVKLLFEVASARIEERKVSKFVMYQIVVIQTGSFDSNKAVLERRYSDFETLQKNLLKTFREEIEDVVFPKKHLMGNFTEEMISERKLAFKEYLSLLYAIRCVRRSREFIDFLTRPELREAFGCLRGGQYTRALDILVRVVPLQEKLTAHCPVMVVPALCAMLVCHRDLEHPAEAFAVGERALQCLQAREGHRYYAPLLDAMIRLAYTLGRDFISLQKRLQDSQLRKPTPWGLTLKELTVREYLY; encoded by the exons ATGGCCAGTCCTGAGCACCCTGGAAGCCCTGGATGGATGGGACCCATTGCCCAGTGCGCGACAGGGACCGAGCAGGAAGCAGCAGCCACTGGCCCAGACCTCCCATGTCCAGGACCCGATGAACACTTA GGGAAGGATTCTCATCGTTCCCGAGATCCTCAGAAGGGCTCATCGCCCCAGGGAGGTCGAAGACACACTGTTCGGTTTGCAG ACACCCCCGGCGGCCCCAGCCCCAACTCCAGCATGACCACCGGGGAGCTGCAGGAGTACTGGCGGAAGGAGAAGCGCGGCTGGAGGCGCGTCAAGCTGCTCTTTGAGGTCGCGTCGGCCCGCATCGAGGAGAGAAAGGTCTCCAAGTTCGTG ATGTACCAAATCGTCGTCATCCAGACAGGGAGTTTTGACAGCAACAAAGCCGTGCTGGAGCGGCGCTATTCAGACTTTGAGACGCTCCAGAAAAACCTCCTCAAGACGTTCAGGGAAGAGATCGAGGATGTCGTCTTCCCCAAGAAGCACCTGATGGGCAACTTCACGGAGGAGATGATCTCCGAGCGCAAGTTGGCCTTCAAGGAGTACCTGAGCCTGCTCTACGCCATCCGCTGTGTGCGGCGGTCCCGCGAGTTCATCGATTTCCTAACCCGGCCGGAGCTCAGGGAGGCCTTTGGCTGCCTGCGAGGCGGCCAGTACACCAGGGCCCTGGACATCCTGGTGCGCGTGGTGCCCCTGCAGGAGAAGCTGACGGCCCACTGCCCCGTAATGGTGGTCCCCGCCCTCTGTGCCATGCTGGTGTGCCACCGTGACCTTGAACACCCTGCTGAAGCCTTTGCGGTGGGTGAGAGGGCCCTCCAGTGCCTGCAAGCCCGGGAGGGCCATCGCTACTACGCCCCCCTGCTGGACGCCATGATCCGCCTGGCCTACACGCTGGGCAGAGACTTCATTTCGCTGCAGAAAAGGCTGCAGGACAGCCAGCTCCGGAAGCCCACCCCCTGGGGCCTCACCCTGAAGGAACTCACCGTGCGGGAATATCTGTACTGA